A section of the Virgibacillus sp. NKC19-3 genome encodes:
- a CDS encoding isochorismate synthase produces MIETKEKPIEELINKAMQDMQPDEDFQLVSITKKITETTPLHFFEGAKELHKNRIFWASTKDDFFVVGIGKAYEMATKAEARFEETEALWNRILANAIIYNPYKEAGTGITALGGMAFDPKKDQTTLWKKFSPSQFIVPEFMLTKNNNNYYFTINVKVTREDHPVQMAAEINQMEANLFRHIANPSDHVTIEEKIDIEPDKWKETVRQAREQIRANKADKIVLAREMRLKFNKKADIATILEKLMAKQANSYIFAFEKGEDCFVGASPERLVKLEGDALLSTCLAGTAPRGETKEEDVKISQELLHDVKNRQEHNFVVQMIKQAMANYCTKVDIPEAPVIYPLQNLQHLYTPVTAHLKNGYSIFDIIKQLHPTPALGGTPREESLAFIRNHELLDRGWYGAPIGWLDSNQNGEFAVAIRSGLIQGDEASLFAGGGLLKIPSRKQNMRKP; encoded by the coding sequence ATGATTGAAACAAAGGAAAAACCAATAGAAGAATTAATAAATAAAGCAATGCAAGACATGCAACCTGATGAAGATTTTCAACTTGTCAGTATAACCAAAAAAATAACAGAGACGACTCCCCTCCATTTTTTTGAAGGGGCTAAGGAACTTCATAAAAATCGTATTTTCTGGGCAAGTACGAAAGATGACTTTTTTGTTGTTGGAATTGGGAAGGCATATGAAATGGCGACAAAGGCTGAGGCCCGTTTTGAAGAAACGGAAGCATTATGGAACCGTATATTAGCTAACGCAATCATTTACAATCCATATAAGGAAGCTGGCACTGGAATTACGGCACTGGGAGGTATGGCATTTGATCCGAAAAAAGATCAAACAACTTTATGGAAAAAGTTTAGCCCTAGCCAATTTATCGTGCCGGAATTTATGTTAACGAAAAATAATAATAACTATTATTTTACCATAAATGTGAAAGTAACTAGGGAGGATCATCCCGTTCAGATGGCAGCGGAAATAAATCAAATGGAAGCCAATCTTTTTAGGCATATTGCTAATCCTTCTGACCATGTAACAATCGAAGAAAAAATAGACATCGAACCAGATAAATGGAAAGAAACAGTTCGACAGGCGAGAGAACAAATTCGAGCAAATAAAGCAGATAAAATCGTCCTCGCACGCGAGATGCGTTTGAAATTTAATAAAAAAGCCGACATTGCAACCATTTTAGAAAAATTAATGGCTAAACAAGCTAACAGTTATATTTTTGCTTTTGAAAAGGGAGAGGACTGTTTCGTTGGTGCAAGCCCGGAGCGATTAGTGAAACTTGAAGGAGATGCCCTTTTATCGACATGTTTAGCTGGTACTGCACCAAGAGGGGAAACAAAAGAGGAAGATGTGAAAATTAGCCAGGAATTGCTTCATGACGTGAAAAATCGTCAGGAACATAATTTTGTCGTTCAAATGATCAAACAGGCTATGGCTAATTATTGCACGAAAGTTGATATACCAGAAGCACCAGTTATTTATCCGCTTCAGAATTTACAGCATTTATATACACCGGTAACAGCGCACTTGAAAAACGGATATAGCATCTTTGATATTATTAAACAGCTCCATCCAACACCTGCGCTTGGTGGTACACCGCGTGAGGAGTCGCTTGCATTTATCCGGAACCATGAGTTGTTGGACCGGGGCTGGTACGGGGCCCCTATTGGATGGCTGGATAGTAATCAAAATGGCGAATTTGCTGTTGCGATCCGCTCCGGACTTATACAAGGAGATGAAGCCTCTTTATTTGCCGGAGGGGGATTGTTAAAGATTCCAAGCCGGAAGCAGAATATGAGGAAACCATGA
- a CDS encoding hotdog fold thioesterase yields MAIENTLIEALGIEVVSLDKNLVVLTMPVDKRTHQPAGFLHGGASAALAETAASIGATAHIDTQESSVFGMEINANHIKSKRNGMVTAKASPLHIGKTTMVWEIKIVDEQENLISVSRCTIRVVPKRK; encoded by the coding sequence ATGGCAATAGAAAATACGCTCATCGAAGCGCTTGGGATTGAAGTAGTATCATTAGATAAAAATTTAGTTGTCTTGACCATGCCTGTTGATAAACGAACCCATCAACCAGCAGGCTTTTTACATGGTGGAGCGAGTGCAGCACTTGCAGAAACCGCCGCCAGTATCGGTGCAACTGCACATATCGACACGCAAGAATCAAGTGTATTCGGCATGGAAATTAACGCGAATCATATAAAAAGCAAACGTAACGGCATGGTAACAGCTAAGGCAAGTCCTCTTCATATAGGAAAAACAACAATGGTTTGGGAGATAAAAATAGTGGATGAACAGGAAAATCTTATATCTGTATCAAGATGTACAATCAGAGTCGTTCCAAAACGGAAATAA